The following coding sequences lie in one Bacillota bacterium genomic window:
- a CDS encoding GerAB/ArcD/ProY family transporter, with protein sequence MLVVQLVYEMIFQLPVAEENVLPVYQLARIIRYGRFFQRLETIFVFFWLLNGLVALSAAFYGATTGLAKGLSLPDYRPILLATALVAYALAFIPPNYPTTMIWDRQFLQNLGWIITFVLPGLLFLVTLIRRKGGQSGASMDGHQPPGDSA encoded by the coding sequence ATGCTAGTCGTCCAACTGGTGTATGAAATGATCTTTCAGTTACCAGTCGCCGAAGAAAACGTTTTGCCAGTTTATCAATTGGCGCGTATTATCAGATATGGTCGATTTTTTCAGCGATTGGAAACAATATTTGTGTTTTTCTGGCTGCTCAACGGGCTGGTTGCCCTTTCGGCCGCCTTTTATGGAGCCACCACTGGCCTGGCTAAAGGGTTGAGCCTGCCTGATTATCGGCCGATCTTGCTGGCCACGGCGCTTGTCGCCTATGCTCTTGCTTTTATTCCCCCTAATTACCCCACGACCATGATCTGGGATCGGCAATTCTTGCAAAATCTGGGATGGATAATCACTTTTGTTTTGCCTGGTTTGCTTTTTCTGGTAACTCTAATTCGTCGGAAAGGGGGACAATCTGGTGCGTCAATGGATGGTCATCAGCCTCCTGGCGATTCTGCTTAG
- a CDS encoding Ger(x)C family spore germination protein translates to MRQWMVISLLAILLSLVLTGCWGRREVDEQAFVLAIGLDKGRENQILVTYQIAIPRIMGGGGGEGRSTGGGSGSGDNNKPVLVTSIESPSLFVSIDMVNTYIHRRASLMHTKAIVVSEELAREKGVGTWVPGLLRFREARRDVLIMVARGSAKDFIENNQPMLDKNVNKYYELLSFSQYYTGFIPRSWLYDFANAIKSKGENPVAILVGVNRTREEALSHDTSQASGPGKRPGQADEQSAEKQYVSEGSYLAGDLPRTGGNKVEFMGSAVFKKDRMVGTINGDETIVLMMLRGEFRRGFISLRDPRQPDMVIPLDVTLGRLPLVKVRLVDGRPEIQVTLQIEADILGVQSGINYADPELIPELEQAFSQKIEDLVRKLIARSQNEFDADIFGFGNKAARLFWTWDEWERFDWPSKFRTAEIKVAVKTRIRRTGLQIKTMPLRG, encoded by the coding sequence GTGCGTCAATGGATGGTCATCAGCCTCCTGGCGATTCTGCTTAGTTTAGTGCTTACGGGCTGCTGGGGCCGGCGGGAGGTAGATGAACAGGCCTTTGTGCTGGCGATCGGGCTTGATAAAGGCAGGGAAAATCAAATTTTAGTGACTTACCAGATTGCCATCCCCCGGATCATGGGCGGTGGTGGAGGTGAAGGTAGAAGTACGGGTGGTGGTAGTGGTAGTGGCGATAATAATAAACCCGTCCTGGTGACCTCGATTGAGTCGCCGTCGCTGTTCGTCAGTATTGATATGGTCAATACCTATATCCACCGGCGGGCTTCACTGATGCACACCAAGGCGATTGTAGTTTCCGAGGAACTGGCCCGAGAAAAAGGGGTGGGAACATGGGTGCCTGGCCTGCTTCGTTTTCGGGAAGCCCGCCGGGATGTCCTGATCATGGTGGCCCGAGGATCTGCCAAAGATTTTATCGAAAACAATCAGCCAATGTTAGATAAGAACGTCAATAAGTACTACGAACTTTTAAGCTTCAGTCAATATTACACCGGCTTTATTCCCCGTAGTTGGCTGTACGATTTTGCCAATGCCATCAAATCAAAGGGTGAAAACCCGGTGGCCATTCTGGTCGGGGTGAACCGCACCAGGGAAGAGGCGTTATCTCATGATACTTCTCAGGCTAGCGGCCCGGGCAAGCGGCCAGGCCAGGCAGATGAGCAGAGCGCCGAGAAACAGTATGTGTCTGAGGGATCATACCTGGCGGGTGACTTACCCCGAACAGGAGGAAACAAGGTAGAGTTTATGGGCAGTGCGGTCTTCAAAAAGGACAGGATGGTCGGGACGATTAACGGGGATGAGACGATTGTGCTGATGATGCTGCGCGGGGAGTTTCGCCGGGGATTTATCAGCTTGCGTGACCCCAGGCAACCCGATATGGTTATTCCCCTCGATGTTACTTTGGGCCGGTTACCCTTGGTGAAGGTGCGATTGGTAGATGGACGGCCAGAGATTCAAGTAACTCTCCAAATTGAGGCAGATATTTTAGGGGTGCAGAGTGGGATCAACTACGCTGATCCCGAACTGATCCCGGAACTGGAACAGGCTTTTTCCCAAAAAATTGAAGACCTGGTGCGCAAGCTGATCGCGCGGTCCCAAAACGAATTTGACGCGGATATTTTTGGGTTTGGTAATAAGGCCGCACGCTTGTTTTGGACGTGGGATGAATGGGAGCGCTTTGACTGGCCAAGTAAGTTCCGTACGGCGGAAATCAAGGTGGCGGTGAAAACCCGGATCCGTCGGACCGGTCTGCAGATCAAGACAATGCCGCTAAGAGGGTGA
- a CDS encoding CBS domain-containing protein has product MEIIVSHNHLDFDGLAAMVAAKRLYPKAELVLVGTLSANVQQFMSLHKDSLPIRWAKEIPLAKVKRVIMVDTKNPRRLGPLQALVDEGKVEVHVFDHHPATGDDVSAVVCVAEQIGATTTLLVEKIRQQGLTVTAFEATILALGIYEDTGSLLFPSTTPRDVQAVAYLLEAGANLGVIASFMERPLSEEQKLLFNQLLNNARHQNINGVDVLLTTGLADEYVSGLDFLTHKLGEIEAYDVVFTVVAMDKRVYLVARSRLDSVLVNEICARFMGGGHEKAASATIKGRTLESVLDELQRVLREKIRPPLLARDIMSTPVKTVPMHLSIEEAGKIMLRYGHTGLPVVDGDRVVGVISRRDVDKAKLHGLGHAPVKAYMAKSVIAVGPETPVTEIQYLMIEHDIGRLPVIENGRIIGIVSRTDVLRTFHGKDLPEDHQLLYDGGDGLLNPTNVAHLMEECLPGDLHELLREVGRLADAQGCRVFVVGGFVRDLLLKVKNLDVDLVVEGDGPAFARFLAESLGGQVRVHKRFGTAQVSIPNGLKLDVATARVEYYEYPAALPTVESSSLRHDLYRRDFTINAMAIQLNEDKFGDLIDFFGGRRDLELGLIRILYNLSFVEDPTRIIRAIRFEQRYGFKIEPQTLELAKNAMANNFLRELSYERIRDELILILNELRPLRALRRLAELGVQRQILPEVEFGPDLWEMLARVPTELDRFKSLKPTAAVERWILYFLLIVHPVGLIGAEEIARRFRLEKRAVQALVAAFRVEHQLAQVSPLSVPMSTLYRWLHGLPPEVLVFLLVRAKTSVWRQVFTRYLYTERHCQPTINGHDLIQMGLKPGPAFRRILEAVRDARLDGRVTNREEELALINELLRQPEGSVVNAQSNS; this is encoded by the coding sequence TTGGAAATCATTGTTTCGCACAATCACCTGGATTTTGATGGCCTGGCGGCAATGGTGGCGGCCAAACGCCTGTACCCGAAGGCGGAATTAGTCCTGGTGGGTACTTTGTCTGCCAATGTCCAGCAGTTTATGTCTTTGCATAAGGATTCACTACCGATCCGCTGGGCGAAGGAAATCCCTCTGGCTAAAGTGAAGCGGGTCATTATGGTAGATACGAAAAACCCGCGGCGGCTGGGGCCGCTGCAGGCGCTGGTTGATGAGGGTAAGGTGGAAGTGCACGTGTTTGACCATCACCCGGCAACCGGAGACGATGTGTCGGCGGTAGTTTGCGTGGCCGAGCAGATTGGGGCGACGACCACGCTGCTGGTAGAAAAGATTCGTCAACAAGGTTTAACCGTGACGGCCTTTGAGGCGACGATCCTGGCATTGGGCATTTATGAGGATACTGGTAGTCTGCTCTTCCCCAGCACTACCCCGCGAGACGTTCAGGCGGTGGCTTATCTTCTGGAGGCTGGCGCCAATTTAGGCGTGATCGCCAGTTTTATGGAACGACCATTGTCCGAGGAGCAAAAATTACTATTTAATCAACTGCTGAATAACGCCAGACACCAGAACATAAACGGGGTCGATGTCCTTCTGACGACGGGCTTGGCTGATGAATACGTAAGCGGGCTCGATTTCTTGACCCACAAATTGGGAGAGATTGAGGCTTATGACGTGGTGTTTACGGTAGTGGCGATGGACAAGCGAGTGTACCTGGTGGCGCGCAGTCGGTTGGATTCAGTGCTTGTCAACGAGATCTGTGCCCGCTTCATGGGGGGCGGCCACGAAAAAGCTGCTTCGGCAACCATCAAAGGGAGAACTCTGGAGAGCGTGCTGGATGAATTACAGAGAGTATTACGCGAAAAAATCCGCCCGCCGCTCTTAGCCCGAGACATTATGTCTACGCCGGTGAAGACGGTTCCCATGCACCTGTCTATCGAAGAAGCCGGCAAGATCATGCTGCGCTATGGGCACACGGGGCTGCCCGTGGTAGATGGCGACCGGGTGGTGGGGGTAATCTCCCGCCGCGATGTTGATAAGGCTAAACTCCATGGACTGGGACACGCCCCGGTCAAGGCGTATATGGCCAAATCGGTAATAGCGGTTGGGCCAGAGACGCCCGTGACGGAAATCCAGTACCTGATGATTGAGCACGACATCGGTCGGCTGCCGGTGATCGAGAACGGACGGATTATCGGGATCGTCTCGCGGACCGATGTTTTGCGAACTTTCCACGGCAAGGATCTGCCAGAAGACCACCAACTGCTCTATGATGGTGGTGATGGACTGTTAAACCCGACGAATGTGGCACACCTGATGGAGGAGTGTCTGCCCGGTGACTTGCATGAGCTACTGCGTGAGGTCGGTCGCCTGGCTGATGCCCAGGGTTGTCGGGTTTTTGTCGTGGGGGGATTTGTCCGTGATCTATTGCTCAAGGTCAAGAATCTGGATGTTGACCTGGTGGTGGAAGGCGATGGGCCGGCTTTTGCCCGGTTTTTGGCCGAATCACTGGGCGGTCAGGTCCGCGTGCATAAAAGATTTGGCACGGCCCAGGTTTCAATACCAAACGGATTAAAACTTGATGTGGCCACCGCGCGCGTGGAATACTATGAGTATCCCGCTGCCCTGCCGACGGTGGAAAGCTCAAGCCTGCGCCATGATCTCTACCGGCGTGATTTTACAATCAACGCGATGGCCATTCAATTGAACGAAGATAAATTTGGTGACCTGATTGATTTTTTCGGCGGGCGGCGTGATCTGGAACTGGGGTTAATCCGTATCCTCTACAACCTGAGCTTCGTTGAAGACCCGACGCGCATCATCAGAGCCATCCGCTTTGAACAACGCTACGGGTTTAAAATTGAGCCACAGACCCTGGAATTGGCCAAAAACGCCATGGCCAATAATTTCTTGCGGGAACTCTCTTACGAGCGGATTCGCGATGAACTGATCTTGATCCTAAATGAGCTCAGACCACTGCGCGCGCTGCGGCGACTGGCCGAACTGGGCGTGCAGCGACAGATTCTCCCCGAGGTTGAATTTGGACCGGACCTGTGGGAAATGCTGGCCCGGGTACCAACTGAATTGGACCGTTTTAAATCCCTTAAACCAACAGCTGCCGTGGAACGGTGGATTCTCTATTTTTTACTCATTGTTCACCCCGTGGGCCTGATCGGGGCTGAGGAGATTGCCCGGCGATTTCGCTTGGAAAAACGGGCGGTTCAGGCCCTCGTGGCGGCTTTTCGCGTGGAACATCAGCTGGCCCAGGTCAGCCCGCTGTCCGTGCCGATGAGTACCCTGTACCGGTGGCTCCACGGTTTGCCGCCGGAGGTTCTGGTCTTCCTGCTGGTTAGAGCAAAAACGTCCGTCTGGCGGCAAGTCTTCACCCGTTATCTTTACACCGAGCGCCACTGTCAGCCAACTATTAACGGTCACGATTTGATCCAAATGGGCCTGAAACCAGGTCCAGCATTTAGAAGGATTCTGGAAGCGGTCCGGGACGCCCGGCTGGATGGTCGAGTGACTAACCGCGAGGAAGAACTAGCCCTGATTAACGAGTTGTTGCGACAACCGGAAGGGAGTGTGGTGAATGCCCAGTCTAATTCCTGA
- a CDS encoding site-2 protease family protein, protein MPSLIPDITYMLISLPAIVIGFTFHEYAHAKVADWLGDPTPAYQGRLTLNPLAHIDVLGFILLLFAGFGWAKPVQINPLRFRGDRSRGIMLVSLAGPLMNIVLAFIGALIYYLVISNQAMGMRNQVIALELLRPLIRINVVLAAFNLIPVPPLDGSKILAGLLPGRQSGLFYTLETHGTLILLVLIATGAIGWLLNPLTNVIISLISTSAHSLATVLLKLL, encoded by the coding sequence ATGCCCAGTCTAATTCCTGATATTACATATATGCTAATCTCGCTGCCCGCGATCGTCATCGGTTTTACCTTCCATGAATACGCGCACGCAAAAGTTGCTGATTGGCTGGGGGACCCGACGCCAGCTTACCAGGGACGCCTAACCCTCAATCCCTTGGCTCACATAGATGTGTTAGGTTTTATCCTGCTCCTGTTCGCGGGGTTTGGCTGGGCGAAACCCGTCCAGATTAACCCCCTGCGCTTTCGAGGTGACCGCTCGCGGGGGATCATGCTGGTTTCCCTGGCTGGTCCCCTGATGAACATTGTCCTGGCCTTTATCGGAGCCCTGATTTACTACCTGGTCATTTCCAACCAGGCGATGGGAATGAGGAATCAGGTCATCGCGTTGGAGCTGCTGCGGCCACTGATCAGGATTAATGTTGTCCTGGCGGCTTTTAACCTGATCCCGGTGCCGCCGCTAGACGGTTCCAAGATCCTGGCCGGATTGTTGCCGGGCCGCCAGTCAGGTCTGTTTTATACTCTGGAAACCCATGGAACACTAATTTTGTTGGTACTGATTGCCACCGGCGCCATTGGCTGGTTGCTTAACCCGCTGACGAATGTGATTATTAGCCTGATCAGCACTTCCGCCCACAGTCTGGCGACGGTATTACTCAAGCTGTTATGA
- a CDS encoding segregation/condensation protein A, with amino-acid sequence MSYRVKLDAFEGPLDLLLHLIEKEEIDIYDIPIAHITQQYLQYLATMQELDLEVTSDFLVMAATLLEIKARWLLPSPPASGGEENVPPADPREELVERLLEYKRYKEAAEYLRQREEQMRHCVPRPVTDILVADGLNQMPQLQVSLPELIKALRDVLARMNQSEEAMELEREKITVAQKMGEILDQIAINRRGLAFSEFFSPRASKLEVVVTFLALLELIRRRRVVVRQGQLFGPIMVYPV; translated from the coding sequence ATGAGTTACCGTGTAAAACTGGATGCGTTTGAGGGTCCACTTGACCTGCTCCTCCACTTGATTGAGAAAGAAGAAATTGACATTTACGATATTCCTATTGCCCACATCACCCAGCAGTATCTCCAGTACCTGGCAACAATGCAGGAACTGGATCTCGAGGTGACCAGCGATTTTCTGGTCATGGCTGCCACCTTACTGGAGATCAAGGCACGTTGGCTTTTACCTTCCCCGCCAGCTTCTGGTGGCGAAGAGAACGTTCCTCCCGCGGACCCGCGGGAGGAACTGGTGGAACGGCTGCTGGAATATAAGCGCTATAAAGAGGCGGCCGAATATTTGCGGCAGCGTGAGGAACAAATGCGTCATTGCGTACCGCGGCCGGTAACCGATATACTGGTTGCTGATGGTTTAAACCAGATGCCCCAGCTCCAGGTCTCGCTCCCAGAGTTAATCAAGGCCTTGCGGGATGTGTTGGCCCGCATGAACCAGTCAGAGGAAGCAATGGAACTTGAGCGGGAAAAAATCACGGTCGCCCAAAAGATGGGAGAGATCCTGGACCAGATCGCCATCAACCGTCGGGGGCTGGCTTTTAGCGAATTTTTTTCTCCGCGTGCCTCGAAATTAGAGGTGGTGGTCACTTTCCTGGCTCTGTTAGAGTTGATTAGGCGCCGGCGGGTGGTGGTCCGGCAGGGGCAGCTTTTCGGGCCGATTATGGTGTACCCGGTTTGA
- the scpB gene encoding SMC-Scp complex subunit ScpB: MSVLFPEEAKAAIECLLFVAVKPLSIAELTELVGLPADDVQELLVQLGQEYNRNKHGFHLTRVGNGYRLCTRPEYYPYVEKLNKSGPTGLSAAALETLAIIAYKQPITRGEIELIRGVKVDRLLTNLMERGLIKEVGRKEVPGRPILYGTTEQFLWHFGLRDLAELPELEE, from the coding sequence ATGTCAGTCTTGTTCCCTGAGGAAGCGAAAGCGGCGATTGAGTGCCTGCTGTTTGTAGCAGTTAAACCGCTGAGCATTGCGGAACTAACCGAGCTGGTCGGTTTGCCAGCAGATGATGTCCAGGAGCTGTTAGTACAGCTAGGACAGGAGTATAACCGGAATAAGCACGGGTTTCACCTGACCCGGGTCGGGAACGGTTACCGTCTCTGCACCCGACCAGAGTATTACCCGTACGTGGAAAAACTGAATAAGTCAGGACCAACCGGCCTGTCGGCGGCTGCTCTGGAGACCCTGGCCATTATTGCCTACAAGCAACCCATCACCCGGGGGGAAATTGAACTCATTCGAGGGGTCAAAGTGGACCGGTTGCTGACCAACCTGATGGAAAGGGGACTGATTAAGGAAGTTGGCAGAAAAGAGGTACCGGGACGGCCGATTCTGTATGGAACTACGGAACAGTTCCTGTGGCACTTTGGTTTGCGTGATTTGGCCGAATTACCCGAACTGGAAGAATGA
- a CDS encoding DUF2953 domain-containing protein: MQDETCLTRGCRLVVKVVVITIFILLTLGLISLISLEFRVSYLKKRSNDELIITVQALHGWLVYKFEVPSIHWSNQGWIPFWHLVTEWENRWGEPIAEETLRIESSKLRRFWPVLKYFLPKYWKVFRLLHEFFGGVKLTHLRWITEFGSDDPAETGLTTGCLWALKGWIWANLWRSVMVNVRRPVFIVRPMFQSPRFNLDFDCIFKVRLGHIIITGIKGVWLTHELGFWKSVHKGVNSDDRTPNRNPDEDCNGKHQGDG, translated from the coding sequence ATGCAGGATGAGACGTGTTTGACCCGGGGGTGCCGTTTGGTGGTCAAGGTCGTAGTGATTACGATTTTTATTCTACTGACCTTGGGGTTAATTTCCCTGATTTCCCTAGAATTCCGGGTCAGTTACCTCAAGAAAAGGAGTAACGACGAACTGATCATCACGGTTCAAGCCCTGCACGGCTGGTTGGTTTATAAGTTTGAGGTGCCATCGATCCACTGGTCTAATCAGGGTTGGATTCCCTTCTGGCACCTGGTCACAGAGTGGGAAAATCGCTGGGGTGAGCCAATCGCGGAGGAAACACTGCGCATTGAATCAAGCAAATTACGTCGGTTTTGGCCAGTCTTGAAGTATTTTTTGCCCAAATACTGGAAGGTCTTCCGCCTGTTACACGAGTTTTTTGGTGGAGTAAAACTTACACATCTGCGCTGGATCACTGAATTTGGCAGCGATGATCCTGCTGAAACCGGGTTGACGACCGGTTGCCTGTGGGCCCTCAAGGGCTGGATCTGGGCCAACCTGTGGCGCAGTGTGATGGTGAACGTGAGACGGCCAGTGTTTATCGTCCGGCCAATGTTTCAGTCTCCCCGGTTCAACCTGGATTTTGACTGCATATTTAAGGTGCGTTTGGGTCATATTATAATTACTGGAATTAAAGGGGTCTGGCTCACCCATGAGCTGGGATTTTGGAAAAGTGTACATAAGGGGGTAAATTCAGATGACAGGACACCCAATAGAAACCCTGATGAAGACTGCAATGGAAAGCATCAAGGAGATGGTTGA
- the ytfJ gene encoding sporulation protein YtfJ produces MTGHPIETLMKTAMESIKEMVDVNTVVGDPVETPDGSVIIPVSRVSCGFAAGGGEYDSGNAERGGEGYLPFGGGSGAGVSVQPVGFLVVGNNQVRLLPVDGNMIVDRLIDLAPQVINQIQAMVQRKNNNQNQQPASIQPTQ; encoded by the coding sequence ATGACAGGACACCCAATAGAAACCCTGATGAAGACTGCAATGGAAAGCATCAAGGAGATGGTTGATGTCAACACCGTGGTGGGCGACCCGGTCGAGACGCCGGATGGTAGTGTTATTATTCCAGTCTCGCGCGTTTCCTGCGGATTCGCCGCCGGCGGTGGTGAATATGACTCGGGAAATGCTGAGCGGGGAGGTGAGGGTTACCTTCCCTTCGGTGGTGGCAGCGGTGCCGGGGTTTCGGTTCAACCAGTCGGTTTTCTCGTGGTTGGTAACAATCAGGTCCGGCTGCTTCCTGTGGACGGCAACATGATAGTTGACCGTTTAATTGACCTGGCTCCCCAGGTAATCAACCAAATTCAAGCGATGGTGCAAAGAAAAAATAATAACCAAAATCAACAGCCAGCGTCCATCCAACCAACCCAGTAA
- a CDS encoding spore maturation protein, with amino-acid sequence MLNAIWLGMILLGIAVAAMNGRIEVVTEATLSSARQAVEVCFELVGIMAFWLGLLKIAEKAGLVQFLAKLVRPFMVWLFPSIPADHPAMGAMIMNITANILGLGNAATPFGLKAMQELQVLNRHSEEASDAMCTFLALNTSCLTLLPATIIGVRAAAGSIAPTQIVGTTIFATACSMMVAIIADYIFRQLHRFIRSGR; translated from the coding sequence ATGCTGAATGCAATTTGGCTGGGTATGATTTTGCTGGGGATCGCGGTTGCCGCGATGAATGGGCGGATTGAAGTGGTGACCGAGGCCACCCTGAGTTCTGCCCGCCAGGCGGTGGAGGTCTGTTTTGAGTTAGTGGGGATCATGGCTTTTTGGCTGGGATTATTAAAAATCGCCGAAAAGGCAGGGCTCGTTCAGTTTCTGGCTAAGCTGGTCAGACCGTTTATGGTCTGGCTTTTCCCTAGCATCCCCGCGGATCACCCCGCGATGGGAGCGATGATTATGAATATCACCGCTAATATTCTGGGATTAGGCAATGCCGCGACCCCCTTTGGCTTGAAGGCCATGCAAGAACTGCAGGTTCTTAACCGCCATTCCGAGGAAGCATCTGATGCCATGTGTACTTTTCTCGCCCTGAACACCTCATGCCTGACCCTGCTCCCCGCTACCATCATCGGTGTGCGAGCGGCCGCCGGTTCAATTGCTCCCACCCAGATCGTGGGGACAACCATTTTCGCCACCGCCTGTTCGATGATGGTGGCGATCATCGCGGATTATATCTTTCGCCAGCTGCATCGGTTCATAAGGAGTGGGCGCTGA
- a CDS encoding spore maturation protein: MVEILETVSRWAIPALLLTIPVYACFRGVPVYETFVEGAEEGFQTAVRIIPYLVGMFVAIGIFRASGAMALVSGMMQPLMSGLGVPAEVLPMAVMRPLSGSAALGLATELINHYGPDSFIGRLASTMQGSTDTTFFILTIYFGSVGVRQVRYALTVGLLADVTSLIASVYICNQLFR; the protein is encoded by the coding sequence CTGGTCGAGATTCTGGAAACCGTATCCCGCTGGGCTATTCCGGCTTTGCTTCTAACGATCCCTGTTTATGCCTGTTTCCGCGGGGTGCCAGTTTACGAGACGTTTGTCGAAGGGGCGGAAGAAGGTTTCCAAACCGCGGTGCGGATTATCCCTTATTTAGTAGGCATGTTCGTGGCCATCGGTATATTTCGGGCTTCAGGCGCGATGGCCCTGGTCAGTGGCATGATGCAACCCCTGATGTCTGGATTGGGAGTGCCGGCCGAAGTGCTGCCGATGGCGGTTATGCGTCCCTTATCCGGTAGTGCTGCCCTGGGTTTGGCGACTGAACTCATTAATCATTATGGCCCCGATAGTTTCATCGGTCGGCTGGCTTCCACCATGCAGGGAAGTACTGACACCACCTTTTTTATTTTGACCATATATTTTGGCTCAGTTGGTGTCCGTCAGGTCAGATACGCTCTGACGGTGGGACTGCTTGCTGATGTGACCAGTCTCATTGCTTCGGTCTATATCTGCAACCAGCTTTTTCGGTAA
- a CDS encoding chemotaxis protein yields the protein MTTKVGIVGAGKGGASILKALHGLPEIEIVGIADLKDDAPGMQMAKKMGVWTTRDIVELLNLPGLNIIIEATGSQKVLDLVYDKKPEAVTVVDSHVAKLMWVLVAGREEMLEMQRDQAQQLAAMADELTRAVEQVAATMEGVAKGAQILANGGAQLLGAAQKAREHLGETDEILRFIRNVAQQTKLLGLNAAIEAARAGEQGRGFTVVANEVRKLAENSTVSVEQISRIVSNIEKSMAEIIAAVEQTGAVTQEQAAATEEVSSAVRSLEQMAESLRMLAVKLGSAT from the coding sequence ATGACCACTAAGGTGGGTATTGTGGGAGCTGGTAAGGGCGGGGCATCGATTCTCAAGGCTTTACACGGGTTGCCCGAAATCGAGATCGTAGGTATAGCTGACCTAAAAGATGATGCGCCGGGGATGCAAATGGCCAAGAAGATGGGCGTCTGGACTACCAGGGACATTGTAGAGTTATTAAATTTACCGGGATTGAACATCATAATCGAAGCTACCGGTAGCCAAAAGGTGCTTGACCTGGTGTATGACAAGAAGCCTGAAGCGGTAACAGTTGTCGATTCGCACGTAGCCAAGCTGATGTGGGTCCTGGTGGCGGGGCGGGAAGAAATGCTTGAAATGCAGCGGGATCAGGCCCAGCAACTGGCGGCGATGGCCGATGAATTAACCCGCGCGGTAGAACAAGTGGCCGCGACCATGGAGGGAGTGGCCAAAGGGGCGCAAATACTGGCTAATGGGGGTGCCCAACTCTTAGGAGCAGCACAAAAAGCCAGGGAGCATCTCGGAGAAACCGACGAGATCCTTCGGTTTATCCGCAACGTGGCCCAACAGACCAAATTACTCGGCCTGAACGCGGCGATTGAAGCTGCCCGGGCCGGTGAGCAGGGGCGAGGTTTTACCGTAGTAGCCAACGAAGTGCGCAAACTGGCAGAAAATAGTACGGTGTCTGTGGAACAAATCTCCCGGATCGTCTCGAATATCGAAAAATCAATGGCGGAGATCATCGCGGCTGTAGAACAAACCGGGGCAGTGACCCAAGAGCAAGCCGCGGCGACGGAAGAGGTTTCATCGGCGGTTCGTTCTCTTGAGCAAATGGCCGAGAGTCTGAGAATGCTGGCGGTGAAGCTCGGCTCCGCGACCTAG
- a CDS encoding rRNA pseudouridine synthase, whose protein sequence is MERLQKVLAQAGIASRRRSEELILAGRVRVNGIIVNQLGMKVDWDRDVIEVDGRRLKKPVEPVYILLNKPVGYVTTVRDPQGRKKVTDLIRGVSERIYPVGRLDYDTEGLLLLTNDGELTYALTHPKHEVSKTYLAKVLGVPSPAKLRTLQRGVQLEDGKTAPARVRLLARIEGNALLEIQVHEGRNRQVRRMCEAIGHPVLELKRTQLAFLSLDGLRVGQYRHLTPAEVRKLKQLAGSGQKKSPRPDRKSPA, encoded by the coding sequence TTGGAACGCTTACAGAAGGTCCTGGCTCAGGCGGGGATTGCTTCCCGCCGGCGCAGCGAGGAATTAATCCTGGCCGGAAGAGTCAGGGTTAACGGAATAATTGTGAACCAGTTGGGGATGAAGGTTGATTGGGACCGTGATGTGATCGAGGTGGATGGGCGCCGGCTTAAAAAGCCAGTTGAGCCGGTATACATCCTGTTGAACAAACCGGTGGGATATGTCACGACCGTTCGTGACCCGCAGGGACGGAAAAAAGTGACTGACCTGATTCGAGGAGTTAGTGAGCGAATTTATCCGGTTGGCCGCCTGGATTATGACACGGAAGGTTTACTGCTGTTGACCAATGATGGTGAACTCACTTACGCCCTGACCCACCCCAAACACGAAGTGAGCAAAACCTACCTGGCTAAAGTGCTCGGCGTACCCTCGCCGGCCAAGTTGCGGACTTTACAAAGAGGAGTCCAACTAGAGGATGGAAAAACTGCCCCAGCCCGGGTGCGTTTGTTAGCCAGGATAGAGGGAAATGCTTTATTGGAAATTCAGGTTCACGAGGGCCGGAACCGGCAGGTCAGACGAATGTGCGAGGCGATCGGGCATCCCGTGCTTGAACTCAAGCGAACACAACTGGCATTTCTCAGCCTGGACGGACTGCGGGTTGGCCAGTATCGCCACCTGACCCCAGCGGAAGTGCGCAAATTAAAACAGTTGGCGGGTAGCGGCCAAAAGAAATCACCACGACCAGATAGAAAGTCCCCAGCTTAA